A single genomic interval of Candidatus Bipolaricaulis anaerobius harbors:
- the rimP gene encoding ribosome maturation factor RimP — translation MEGVQEKLDALVHQGAAAADLEVYHWELRRAGARVYLTVQVDRPGGVTVDDCARANRAIGALLDEADPLPSSYLLEVSSPGLERGLWEPRHYAQAVGKLVHIKLRPEGTQRGRLVRATAEAVTVESDGVEVAIPFARITGARLVYEGEQGRR, via the coding sequence ATGGAGGGGGTTCAGGAAAAGCTCGATGCACTCGTGCACCAAGGCGCGGCCGCGGCCGACCTGGAGGTGTACCACTGGGAGCTCCGCCGGGCCGGGGCCCGGGTCTACCTCACCGTGCAGGTGGATCGTCCCGGGGGCGTGACGGTGGACGACTGCGCCCGCGCCAACCGGGCGATCGGTGCCCTGTTGGATGAGGCCGATCCCTTGCCCTCGTCCTACCTCCTCGAGGTATCGTCCCCGGGCCTGGAGCGTGGGCTGTGGGAGCCGCGCCACTACGCCCAGGCGGTAGGGAAGCTCGTTCACATCAAATTGAGACCGGAAGGGACCCAGCGCGGGCGGCTCGTCCGCGCGACCGCGGAGGCGGTCACCGTCGAGAGCGATGGCGTGGAGGTCGCGATCCCGTTCGCGCGGATCACGGGTGCCCGCCTCGTGTACGAAGGGGAACAGGGGCGGCGATGA
- a CDS encoding RluA family pseudouridine synthase: MTDTTSGIRRDRILVGEGEDGERLDRLLARRLAIPRSQAQSLIASEAVHIGGRTPSRSRRLRAGEEIEVTWSGPGIVPTPAAIPVLYEDSDLIVVNKPRGLPVHPGGPGTTVSVVSILLARGPLAPAAPNRPGVVHRLDAATTGALVVAKTPVALEGLIAQFRARTVNKEYLAVVHGALAVDEGTIAGRIGRDGARPWRMRIGGAKDAHTEFSVLGRREDEALLVVRPRTGRTHQIRVHLATIGHPVVGDPLYGRGGGPLLLHAWRLGFRHPASGAWMECEAEPPPEFASWFGG, from the coding sequence GTGACGGACACAACGAGCGGAATTCGTAGAGATCGCATCCTCGTGGGGGAGGGCGAGGACGGGGAGAGGCTGGACCGGCTGCTCGCGCGCCGGCTGGCGATCCCCCGATCCCAGGCCCAGTCACTCATCGCGAGCGAAGCGGTCCACATCGGAGGAAGGACGCCCTCCCGGTCGCGCCGGCTGAGGGCCGGAGAGGAGATCGAGGTGACCTGGAGCGGGCCGGGGATCGTCCCCACCCCGGCTGCGATCCCCGTCCTGTACGAAGACAGTGATCTGATCGTGGTCAACAAGCCGCGCGGGCTCCCCGTGCACCCGGGAGGGCCTGGGACCACGGTGTCGGTGGTGTCCATCCTCCTCGCCCGAGGGCCCCTTGCCCCCGCTGCCCCCAACCGGCCGGGGGTGGTCCATCGGTTGGACGCCGCCACGACGGGGGCCCTCGTGGTGGCGAAGACCCCGGTTGCGCTGGAGGGGCTGATCGCGCAGTTCCGGGCGCGCACGGTGAACAAGGAGTACCTCGCGGTCGTGCACGGGGCCCTCGCGGTGGACGAGGGGACCATCGCCGGGCGGATCGGGCGCGATGGCGCCCGACCATGGCGGATGCGCATCGGGGGGGCGAAGGACGCCCACACCGAGTTCTCCGTCCTCGGCCGGCGGGAGGACGAGGCCCTGCTCGTCGTCCGGCCCCGCACGGGACGGACCCACCAGATTCGGGTCCACCTGGCGACGATCGGGCACCCCGTCGTCGGCGATCCCCTCTACGGGAGGGGAGGGGGACCGCTGCTCCTCCACGCGTGGCGGCTTGGGTTCCGCCACCCCGCTAGCGGGGCATGGATGGAGTGCGAGGCGGAACCTCCGCCGGAGTTCGCGTCGTGGTTCGGCGGATGA
- the rny gene encoding ribonuclease Y — protein sequence MAWIGWLGAVVWAVPAWAQAQAAKAPVQPGAPFPWLSIGIALAALAVGVALGLLFARLRHRHVNRRAEVILSEARGEAERVHRERLLLTQHEIEELREREEERLRKKEAELAQLEERLRQREDRMEKKVQYLETIEASIRQDEAEVAHLLETGRQLLAEERALLERLSGLTEEEAKEYLLKLVEAESERYFARKISEVERRTTQEAERRARRILANAVQRYALDYAEEATVTTVPLPSDEYKGRIIGRDGRNIRAFEALTGIEVLVDDTPEAVVLSSFHPVRREVARIALEKLLEDGRIHPARIEETVRKAKDRVEEAILEAGEKAAFEVGIELPSDLIQLLGRLHFRTSYGQNQLQHALEVSFLARLLAEEIGIDPKPAKRAGLLHDIGKAVDHDVEGPHALIGADLARRAGEPWPIVNAIAAHHGQAEPATVTAVLVQAADTLSAARPGARQETYERYCQRLEELEKIASAYPLVKEAYAIQAGREVRVIVRPEKTTDDMAAKLAYDIARRIEEQVQYPGEIKVTVIRQAQFVDTAR from the coding sequence ATGGCCTGGATCGGTTGGCTGGGAGCTGTGGTGTGGGCCGTGCCGGCGTGGGCGCAAGCCCAGGCCGCGAAGGCGCCTGTCCAGCCGGGCGCGCCCTTCCCCTGGCTCTCCATTGGGATCGCCCTCGCCGCCCTTGCCGTCGGGGTAGCGCTCGGGCTCCTCTTCGCCCGCCTCCGCCACCGCCACGTGAACCGCCGGGCCGAGGTGATCCTGAGCGAGGCCCGCGGGGAAGCGGAACGGGTTCACCGGGAGCGACTCCTCCTCACCCAGCACGAGATCGAGGAGCTCAGGGAGCGAGAGGAAGAGCGCCTGCGCAAGAAGGAGGCCGAGCTCGCCCAGCTCGAGGAACGCCTCCGCCAGCGCGAGGACCGGATGGAGAAGAAGGTCCAGTACCTGGAGACGATCGAGGCCTCGATCCGCCAGGACGAGGCGGAGGTTGCCCACCTCCTCGAGACCGGCCGCCAGCTCCTCGCCGAGGAGCGGGCGCTTTTGGAGCGGCTGAGCGGGCTCACGGAGGAGGAGGCCAAAGAGTACCTTCTGAAGCTTGTGGAGGCGGAGTCGGAGCGGTACTTCGCCCGCAAGATCAGCGAGGTGGAGCGGCGCACGACCCAGGAGGCGGAGCGCCGGGCTCGTCGCATCCTCGCCAATGCTGTGCAGCGCTACGCCCTCGACTACGCGGAGGAGGCCACGGTCACCACCGTCCCCCTCCCCAGCGACGAGTACAAGGGACGCATCATCGGGCGGGACGGGCGCAACATCCGGGCGTTCGAGGCCCTGACAGGGATCGAGGTCCTCGTGGACGACACGCCGGAGGCGGTCGTCCTGTCCTCATTCCACCCCGTGCGGAGGGAAGTGGCCCGCATCGCCCTGGAGAAGCTCCTCGAGGACGGGCGGATCCACCCCGCCCGGATCGAGGAGACGGTGCGCAAGGCAAAGGACCGCGTGGAGGAGGCGATCCTCGAGGCGGGGGAGAAGGCCGCCTTTGAGGTGGGGATCGAACTCCCGAGCGACCTCATCCAGCTCCTGGGCCGCCTCCACTTCCGGACAAGCTACGGCCAGAACCAGCTCCAGCATGCGCTCGAGGTGAGCTTCCTTGCCCGGCTCCTTGCCGAGGAGATCGGGATCGACCCCAAGCCCGCCAAGCGGGCGGGGCTCCTCCACGACATCGGGAAAGCGGTGGACCACGACGTGGAAGGGCCGCACGCCCTCATCGGGGCCGATCTGGCCCGGCGGGCGGGGGAGCCATGGCCGATCGTGAACGCGATCGCTGCCCACCACGGCCAGGCGGAGCCGGCGACCGTGACCGCGGTCCTCGTCCAGGCCGCGGATACCCTGTCCGCGGCCCGCCCCGGGGCGCGCCAGGAGACCTACGAACGGTACTGCCAGCGGCTGGAGGAGCTGGAGAAGATCGCGTCCGCCTATCCCCTGGTGAAGGAGGCCTACGCCATTCAGGCGGGGCGGGAGGTGCGGGTGATCGTGCGGCCGGAGAAGACGACGGATGACATGGCGGCGAAGCTTGCGTATGATATCGCGCGCCGGATTGAGGAGCAGGTGCAGTACCCCGGGGAGATCAAGGTGACCGTCATCCGTCAGGCTCAATTTGTGGACACGGCCCGCTAA
- a CDS encoding CDP-alcohol phosphatidyltransferase family protein: MTLANALTTLRGLLAVPTVIAVLGGHWQAALILFLVALATDILDGWVARKGHQVTIVGQLLDPLVDKAFYLALFSALAVVGRIPYFGLGLFAFPQLGLAVGALVLWQRRQEFVAEWPGKAAAGLTALAAGLLLLSPRTIGVFWGAVGGQFIAGVYYLIRRTTTRTPAEVPPRTPSMPR, encoded by the coding sequence ATGACGCTCGCCAATGCCCTCACCACGCTGCGGGGGCTGCTCGCGGTGCCCACCGTAATCGCTGTCCTGGGCGGCCACTGGCAGGCCGCCCTCATCCTGTTCCTGGTCGCGCTGGCGACGGACATCCTCGACGGCTGGGTAGCGCGGAAGGGCCATCAGGTCACGATCGTGGGCCAACTCCTCGATCCCCTGGTGGACAAGGCATTCTACCTCGCCCTCTTCTCCGCCCTCGCCGTGGTGGGTCGGATCCCGTACTTCGGGTTGGGCCTGTTCGCTTTTCCCCAGCTCGGACTGGCGGTGGGGGCCCTCGTTCTGTGGCAACGGCGACAGGAGTTCGTGGCGGAGTGGCCCGGGAAGGCCGCGGCCGGGCTCACTGCGCTCGCGGCCGGCCTCCTCCTCCTCTCCCCCCGTACGATCGGCGTGTTCTGGGGCGCGGTGGGGGGACAGTTCATCGCGGGGGTGTACTACCTCATCCGCCGAACCACGACGCGAACTCCGGCGGAGGTTCCGCCTCGCACTCCATCCATGCCCCGCTAG
- a CDS encoding efflux RND transporter permease subunit, with amino-acid sequence MPSPSARRPGNAPKPAKPPRLRDRLFAALATASTRWPWLIVALFVALAAMSYVYVRDFRIRTDYLDLLPQQDPLVVKFQSVEEEIASTDVIAVLLTLVSPPPDMAERERALIAAAERVIGELDLGPSSDLISASYRVGEGIVVPPELLIFRTLSPAELERLREIAREVQSQLPALPPARSFAEILATVTTAEATDPAAVRAALSELVATGHAARDLLEGILAGQELVAEAATIARAVKDRPAPQERGEPILSRDRSRLVLQIWPSRRPTESLEYNRAVSVAVQEAVARAQLGDLGVEAGITGAYAMTVEAEDTIRQDMNLVTIISTAAVFSLLFAILLKPSLCLAAIIPITLSALFTMAWAKLAVGGFNLLTVFLPALVIGLGDDFCIHILSRYVEERAHGKDVKGALAIAVRTKGGACFTAAATIAGVFGCLLLSHSRALWEMGAIMAVGILFPLAGALLLTPALVALTVRDRRPPRKRSLGSTALLHSAYRRFLRLRPGVVAVGLILTGSIVYQATQVQFKFASSDLAPVTPAVTVLSTLNREFASEVWLGDSFQFFVDRPEDIAPLEEALASHPLVQATVSVRDLLPQELLGGEISILNLPVGEVRSGVEDLGETLARWDATLGALQNLIVDLAQLEFLALLQGRPALAEALSAGSDDLIALLWELEGVDAPTERARLEEIAGDLGALEELVARVTALPPEPQLLDQILALLPAEVRSQYGTKNGRYIVEARMAPTLYQGRNLQEFLDWADGLGVERLGLPEVGARLEEYMKRDFLLSTVLAVVIIFLLVWHDFPRPSEAALALAPLAMGYVWMLAGMTLLGVQFNFTNIAISPLLIGIGIDSAVVLLHRVAEERAAGGDAVARAAATTAIPIAFSSLTTMATFAALLTARTPGLRLLGTSALLGLGFTLLWSLTFLPAAAALLVEKEEPKE; translated from the coding sequence ATGCCATCACCATCCGCACGCCGTCCGGGGAACGCGCCCAAACCCGCTAAGCCTCCCCGGCTGCGGGACCGACTGTTCGCGGCCCTCGCCACGGCCTCGACCCGTTGGCCGTGGCTCATCGTTGCCCTGTTCGTGGCCCTCGCGGCCATGTCCTACGTCTACGTCCGCGATTTTCGCATTCGCACGGACTACCTCGATCTCCTCCCCCAGCAGGATCCCCTTGTCGTCAAGTTCCAGTCCGTGGAAGAGGAGATCGCGAGCACGGATGTGATCGCGGTCCTCCTCACCCTCGTCTCCCCGCCGCCGGACATGGCCGAGCGCGAGCGGGCCCTCATCGCGGCCGCGGAGCGGGTGATCGGGGAGCTCGATCTGGGGCCGTCCTCGGATCTCATCTCCGCCTCGTACCGCGTTGGGGAAGGGATCGTTGTCCCCCCCGAGCTCCTCATCTTCCGAACCCTTTCTCCGGCTGAGCTCGAGCGGCTGCGGGAGATCGCCCGTGAGGTTCAATCCCAGTTGCCGGCCCTTCCCCCGGCCCGATCGTTCGCGGAGATCCTGGCTACGGTCACCACCGCCGAGGCGACGGACCCCGCGGCGGTGCGGGCCGCGCTCAGCGAGCTCGTGGCCACCGGGCACGCCGCCCGGGATCTCCTGGAGGGGATCCTCGCGGGGCAAGAGCTGGTCGCGGAGGCCGCGACGATCGCCCGGGCCGTCAAGGACCGACCCGCCCCCCAGGAGAGAGGTGAGCCGATCCTGTCGCGGGACCGTAGCCGGCTGGTCCTCCAGATCTGGCCGTCCCGTCGGCCGACGGAATCGCTTGAGTACAACCGGGCTGTCTCCGTCGCCGTGCAGGAGGCGGTCGCGCGTGCCCAGCTGGGGGACCTCGGGGTCGAGGCGGGGATCACCGGGGCCTACGCGATGACGGTGGAGGCGGAGGACACGATCCGCCAAGACATGAACCTCGTGACGATCATCTCCACGGCGGCGGTGTTCAGTTTGCTGTTTGCCATCCTCCTCAAGCCGTCCCTGTGCCTGGCTGCCATCATCCCCATCACGCTCTCCGCCCTGTTCACCATGGCGTGGGCCAAGCTCGCGGTGGGGGGGTTCAACCTCCTCACCGTGTTCCTGCCGGCGTTGGTCATCGGGCTGGGGGATGACTTCTGCATCCACATCCTCTCCCGGTACGTCGAGGAGCGGGCCCATGGGAAGGACGTGAAGGGGGCGCTTGCGATCGCCGTGCGCACGAAGGGGGGAGCGTGTTTCACGGCCGCGGCGACCATCGCCGGGGTATTCGGCTGTCTCCTCCTCTCCCATTCCCGCGCCCTGTGGGAGATGGGGGCGATCATGGCGGTGGGGATCCTGTTCCCGCTCGCCGGAGCCCTCCTCCTCACCCCGGCTCTGGTGGCGTTGACCGTGCGCGACCGCCGCCCCCCCCGGAAGCGGTCCCTGGGGTCCACGGCGCTCCTCCACTCCGCCTACCGCCGCTTCCTCCGCCTCCGGCCGGGCGTGGTCGCGGTCGGCCTGATCCTCACGGGATCCATCGTGTACCAGGCAACGCAGGTTCAGTTCAAGTTCGCGTCGAGCGATCTGGCCCCGGTCACCCCAGCGGTGACGGTGCTGTCCACCCTCAACCGTGAGTTTGCAAGCGAGGTCTGGCTCGGCGATTCGTTCCAGTTCTTCGTTGACCGGCCCGAGGATATCGCCCCGCTGGAGGAGGCGCTCGCCAGCCACCCCTTGGTCCAGGCCACGGTATCGGTGCGGGACCTCCTCCCCCAGGAGCTCCTCGGGGGCGAGATCTCGATCCTCAACCTCCCCGTGGGCGAGGTGCGAAGCGGGGTGGAGGATCTCGGGGAGACGCTCGCCCGCTGGGATGCCACCCTCGGCGCGCTGCAGAACCTGATCGTTGACCTCGCCCAGCTGGAGTTCCTCGCCCTCCTCCAGGGGCGCCCGGCGTTGGCGGAGGCGCTTTCGGCGGGGAGCGATGATCTCATCGCGCTCCTGTGGGAGCTGGAGGGCGTGGATGCCCCGACCGAGCGGGCGCGACTCGAGGAGATCGCGGGGGATCTTGGGGCCCTCGAAGAGCTGGTGGCGAGGGTGACGGCCCTCCCCCCAGAGCCACAGCTCTTAGACCAGATCCTCGCCCTCCTCCCGGCGGAAGTGCGATCGCAGTATGGGACAAAAAACGGGCGGTACATCGTCGAGGCGAGGATGGCGCCCACCCTCTACCAGGGCCGCAACCTCCAGGAGTTCCTCGACTGGGCGGATGGGCTCGGCGTGGAGCGCCTCGGGCTCCCGGAGGTCGGCGCCCGGCTCGAGGAGTACATGAAGCGGGACTTCCTCCTCTCCACTGTCCTCGCGGTGGTGATCATCTTCCTCCTCGTGTGGCACGACTTCCCGCGGCCCTCCGAGGCAGCCCTCGCTCTCGCCCCGTTGGCGATGGGCTATGTGTGGATGCTCGCCGGGATGACCCTCCTCGGGGTCCAGTTCAATTTCACCAACATCGCCATCTCCCCCCTCCTCATCGGGATTGGGATCGACAGCGCGGTGGTCCTCCTCCATCGGGTGGCCGAGGAACGCGCTGCGGGGGGGGATGCCGTGGCCCGTGCCGCGGCGACGACCGCCATCCCCATCGCGTTCAGCTCGCTGACGACGATGGCGACCTTCGCCGCGCTCCTCACCGCCCGCACCCCGGGGCTCCGCCTCCTCGGCACCTCGGCCCTCCTCGGACTGGGGTTCACCCTCCTGTGGAGCCTGACGTTCCTCCCCGCTGCCGCCGCCCTGCTGGTTGAGAAAGAGGAACCGAAGGAATAA
- a CDS encoding fibronectin type III domain-containing protein: protein MNQDRHVRSRWWGLALAAMGLALTGCGLLDLLPELPPDQAPTGVAASLGQFEDRIEISWTAVAGATTYRVFRAESAEGTGVLIGETPSLVYSDPMGAADWGHLYWYQVAACNSAGCGPRSPSVPGYAGYLPAPTGVQASQIYADRIVVTWDPVPGATYYQVYRDVTPDGEFEIVANNVTATSFEDRTAVPGTLYYYRVRACHATGGSALSQPAPGRRVR, encoded by the coding sequence ATGAACCAGGATAGGCACGTGCGGAGCCGGTGGTGGGGACTTGCGCTTGCGGCGATGGGCCTCGCGCTCACCGGGTGTGGCCTCCTCGACCTCCTGCCGGAGCTGCCCCCGGATCAGGCCCCGACCGGGGTCGCGGCGTCTCTGGGCCAGTTCGAGGACCGAATCGAGATCTCGTGGACCGCTGTGGCAGGGGCGACCACCTACCGCGTATTCCGCGCCGAAAGCGCAGAGGGGACGGGCGTCCTCATCGGAGAGACCCCGTCCCTGGTCTACAGCGATCCGATGGGGGCAGCCGACTGGGGGCACCTCTACTGGTACCAGGTCGCGGCATGCAACTCCGCGGGGTGCGGGCCCCGGTCGCCTTCTGTCCCCGGCTACGCGGGCTACCTCCCCGCCCCGACCGGCGTCCAGGCGAGCCAGATCTACGCCGATAGGATCGTCGTCACATGGGATCCAGTGCCCGGCGCCACTTACTACCAGGTGTACCGGGATGTGACCCCGGACGGGGAGTTCGAGATCGTGGCGAACAACGTCACCGCGACGTCGTTTGAGGATCGGACGGCGGTGCCCGGGACCTTGTACTACTACCGCGTGAGGGCCTGCCACGCCACGGGCGGTAGCGCGCTCTCCCAACCCGCCCCCGGCCGCCGCGTGCGCTAG
- a CDS encoding HAD-IIIA family hydrolase, with product MGAQRSPVQAVVFDLGGTLLQEIPGSDGPLPDGPRIEATPGAREALRALHGRYTLAVATNARLSDERHVRKALAQVGLDPYLAAVVTAHDVGKGKPDPGFFHAVLERVGCPPAGAAMVGDGYGTDIVGAKEAGLRAIWFNPACSPGPLVHPIHDAEVPALGDLPSTLDRPFPPDLAAALAILREHAVPENIVRHSLAVAAVAHRLAWCLRAEGIPVDPLLAHRGGLLHDLDKLSVGDHTEHGVKAGQILRELGWPDLAGIAEEHVLGANPHTWEEKVVHYADKIVEADRVVGLAERVSGLSRRYVADRDRIARALPLLCALEEEIVGPLSAPREEVMAELRALDLRLPPFVAA from the coding sequence ATGGGCGCCCAACGTAGTCCGGTTCAGGCGGTCGTGTTCGATTTGGGCGGGACGCTGCTGCAGGAGATCCCCGGGTCCGATGGCCCGCTCCCCGACGGGCCGAGGATCGAGGCGACCCCCGGCGCGAGGGAGGCCCTGCGGGCGCTTCACGGCCGCTACACCCTCGCCGTGGCCACGAACGCTCGCCTGTCCGATGAGCGCCACGTGCGGAAGGCCCTCGCCCAGGTCGGGCTCGATCCCTACCTGGCCGCGGTGGTCACCGCGCACGACGTGGGGAAGGGCAAGCCCGATCCCGGGTTCTTCCACGCCGTGCTGGAACGCGTCGGCTGCCCTCCCGCGGGTGCGGCGATGGTCGGGGACGGATACGGGACCGACATCGTCGGCGCCAAGGAAGCCGGGCTGCGGGCGATTTGGTTCAACCCTGCTTGTTCCCCCGGTCCGCTCGTCCACCCCATCCACGACGCGGAGGTTCCGGCCTTGGGGGATCTCCCCTCTACCTTGGATCGCCCGTTTCCCCCCGATCTCGCCGCGGCCCTTGCGATCCTGCGTGAGCACGCTGTCCCCGAGAACATCGTGCGGCACTCGCTCGCCGTGGCAGCGGTCGCGCACCGGCTCGCGTGGTGCCTGCGGGCGGAAGGGATCCCGGTGGATCCCCTTCTCGCCCACCGGGGAGGGCTCCTCCACGATCTGGACAAGCTTTCCGTGGGGGACCACACCGAGCACGGGGTGAAGGCAGGACAAATCCTCCGCGAGCTAGGTTGGCCAGACCTCGCCGGGATCGCCGAGGAGCACGTCCTGGGAGCGAACCCCCACACATGGGAGGAGAAGGTCGTCCACTACGCGGACAAGATCGTGGAGGCGGACCGGGTGGTGGGGCTCGCGGAGCGGGTGAGCGGCCTCTCCCGCCGTTACGTTGCCGATAGAGACCGGATCGCGCGCGCTCTCCCCCTTCTTTGCGCCCTGGAAGAGGAGATTGTGGGGCCCCTCTCCGCGCCGCGGGAGGAAGTGATGGCCGAGCTGCGGGCGCTCGACCTTCGGCTCCCCCCGTTTGTCGCAGCGTGA
- the nusA gene encoding transcription termination factor NusA yields MNVEFLEAIEEMARARGLDREVAFVAMEKAIAAAYQAKFGGEEPPPVEIDRRSGDVRVNGEIFDLVRELGRIESRRAEDFFRREILRHRREGLYEMYASRIGEILNGFVHRFEGRDVWINLGEVEALLPSEERMPTERYVPGRRLRTYLYRVEKLQGDPRIYVSRAHPDFVAKLLALEVPELEQGMLEVVKVARVPGTKSKVLVRGVDPRIDPVGSCIGPGGSRIRAVSRELSGEKVDIVRWNEDVRQVIRGALAPASTLEIELDEPAKKAVVTVPGSDISLAIGRDGHNVELAAKLTGYAITIRTPSGERAQTR; encoded by the coding sequence ATGAACGTCGAGTTCCTGGAGGCGATTGAGGAGATGGCCCGCGCGCGCGGCCTTGACCGCGAGGTCGCGTTCGTCGCGATGGAGAAGGCCATTGCTGCTGCCTACCAGGCTAAATTCGGGGGCGAGGAGCCGCCACCGGTGGAGATCGATCGGCGGTCGGGGGACGTCCGCGTCAATGGGGAGATCTTCGACCTCGTCCGGGAACTGGGGCGCATCGAGTCCCGCCGCGCTGAGGACTTCTTCCGCCGGGAGATCCTCCGCCATCGGCGGGAGGGCCTCTACGAGATGTACGCCTCCCGGATCGGGGAGATCCTGAACGGGTTCGTTCATCGGTTTGAAGGCCGCGATGTGTGGATCAACTTGGGCGAGGTGGAGGCGCTGCTCCCGAGCGAGGAGCGGATGCCCACCGAACGGTACGTCCCTGGCCGTCGGCTGCGCACCTACCTCTACCGCGTGGAGAAGCTCCAAGGCGATCCGCGGATCTACGTGTCCCGGGCCCACCCCGATTTCGTGGCCAAGCTCCTCGCCCTCGAGGTGCCGGAGCTGGAACAGGGGATGCTCGAGGTGGTGAAGGTGGCCCGGGTGCCGGGCACGAAGTCGAAGGTCCTCGTGCGGGGGGTGGATCCCCGCATTGACCCGGTGGGGAGCTGCATCGGCCCCGGCGGGAGCCGGATCCGGGCCGTGAGCCGGGAGCTCTCCGGGGAGAAGGTGGACATCGTGCGCTGGAACGAGGATGTGCGGCAAGTGATCCGGGGGGCCCTTGCCCCAGCCAGCACGCTGGAGATCGAGCTCGACGAACCCGCCAAGAAGGCCGTCGTCACCGTGCCGGGGAGCGACATCTCACTCGCCATCGGTCGCGATGGACACAACGTGGAGCTCGCTGCCAAGCTCACCGGGTATGCCATCACCATCCGCACGCCGTCCGGGGAACGCGCCCAAACCCGCTAA